A genomic window from Solanum stenotomum isolate F172 chromosome 10, ASM1918654v1, whole genome shotgun sequence includes:
- the LOC125841825 gene encoding vacuolar protein sorting-associated protein 55 homolog yields MADMPGYFRTCFHTGRLACLAMLVSGGIVLQILACALYNNWWPMLTVIMYVTLPMPLMFFAGSDTSSLYTESGSCWLNATKFLTGASTVGSIAIPIILKHAGVIGWGAMALELSSFFVFVLSLLCYLGMSEDDGYSRF; encoded by the exons ATGGCGGATATGCCAGGTTATTTCAGAACATGCTTTCACACAGGGAGGCTTGCGTGTTTGGCAATGTTAGTGTCTGGAGGGATTGTATTGCAAATACTG GCATGTGCTTTGTATAATAACTGGTGGCCAATGTTGACAG TTATAATGTATGTCACTCTGCCTATGCCTTTGATGTTCTTTGCCGGTTCAGATACTTCCAGTCTCTACACCGAATCTGGAAGCTG TTGGCTAAATGCAACGAAGTTCTTGACTGGAGCATCCACCGTTGGCAGCATAGCAATTCCGATCATCTTAAAACATGCTGGTGTAATTGGTTGGGGAGCCATGGCATTGGAGCTTTCATCCTTTTTCGTTTTTGTACTGTCCCTCTTGTGTTATCTTGGGATGAGTGAAGACGATGGCTACAGTAGGTTCTGA
- the LOC125841818 gene encoding phosphoacetylglucosamine mutase, with the protein MNEKQQSLLLESAARFPPPKGVKLSYGTAGFRADASLLESTVFRVGILAALRSLKTGSVIGLMITASHNQVSDNGVKVADPSGGMLTQDWEPFADAIANAPDPHSLLQLIIEFAKKEDIGFEGRQTAEVLLGRDTRPSGEALLDAAKQGITSIVGAIGTDMGVVTTPQLHWMVRATNRSMEASESSYFHQLSSSFRCLMDLKPEGIRKNGDDNALVVDGADGVGGEKLEHFKKMLTGLCIEVRNRGDGMLNEGVGADYVQKEKVAPRGFGPADAGLRCASLDGDADRLVYFSVIVNESNKIELVDGDKILSLFALFIKEQLSILNDGESKKDNDSYQAHLGVVQTAYANGASTDYLKEMGLEVVLTPTGVKYLHEKAAEFDIGIYFEANGHGTILFSEAYLCRLESTHKTLLSTSEGSAKQKAASRLLAVSQLINQAVGDALSGLLLVEVILQYMGWSICRWNELYHDLPSRQLKVKVGDRTAVVTANAETVAVQPVGIQEAINAEIAKYPRGRCFIRPSGTEDVVRVYAEATTQDAADALASSVARLVDQYLGSGTA; encoded by the exons ATGAACGAAAAGCAGCAATCACTTCTCCTCGAATCCGCCGCTCGTTTCCCTCCTCCCAAAG GAGTGAAGCTATCATACGGGACAGCTGGGTTTCGAGCTGATGCATCGTTATTGGAATCAACGGTGTTCAGAGTAGGGATATTGGCGGCGTTAAGGTCGTTGAAGACTGGATCAGTTATAGGTTTGATGATCACTGCATCCCACAATCAAGTATCAGACAATGGAGTCAAAGTGGCTGATCCAAGTGGTGGAATGTTGACTCAGGATTGGGAGCCTTTTGCTGATGCCATTGCTAATGCCCCTGATCCACATTCCCTCCTTCAG CTAATAATTGAATTTGCAAAGAAAGAAGATATTGGCTTTGAAGGAAGACAGACAGCAGAGGTGTTATTAGGAAGAGACACAAGGCCTAGTGGAGAGGCTCTCCTTGATGCTGCCAAGCAA GGAATCACTTCAATTGTTGGAGCAATTGGAACTGACATGGGAGTAGTTACAACACCACAACTGCATTGGATGGTTCGAGCAACAAATAGAAGCATGGAGGCATCTGAATCTAGTTattttcatcaactttcaaGCTCTTTCAG GTGTTTGATGGATTTGAAGCCTGAGGGAATCAGGAAAAATGGTGATGATAATGCATTGGTGGTGGACGGGGCAGATGGTGTTGGTGGTGAAAAGCTTGAACATTTCAAGAAGATGTTGACTGGGTTGTGCATTGAAGTTCGTAACCGGGGAGATGGTATGCTTAATGAAGGTGTTGGTGCTGACTATGTGCAAAAAGAGAAGGTTGCTCCACGTGGATTTGGTCCTGCCGATGCTGGCTTAAG GTGTGCCAGTTTGGACGGGGATGCTGATCGGCTAGTCTATTTTTCAGTTATAGTGAATGAAAGCAACAAGATTGAACTCGTTGATGGGGACAAAATATTGTCTTTGTTTGCCTTATTTATCAAGGAGCAACTAAGTATTTTGAACGACGGTGAAAGCAAAAAAGATAATGACTCTTACCAAGCACATTTAGGTGTTGTACAGACAGCTTATGCGAACGGAGCATCAACTGATTACCTTAAAGAGATGGGTCTAGAAGTTGTGCTTACTCCAACAGGAGTCAAATACTTGCATGAAAAAGCTGCTGAATTTGATATTGGCATATATTTTGAGGCGAATGGGCATGGAACTATCTTGTTTTCAGAAGCTTATCTGTGCCGGCTGGAGTCTACTCACAAGACACTTTTATCAACATCAGAAG GTTCAGCAAAACAGAAGGCTGCTTCAAGACTTTTGGCTGTCAGTCAGTTGATTAATCAGGCCGTGGGAGATGCTTTAAGTGGACTTCTTCTAGTGGAGGTTATCTTGCAATACATGGGATGGTCCATATGTAGATGGAATGAGCTTTATCATGATCTACCTAGCAGACAATTAAAG GTAAAGGTTGGCGACAGAACTGCAGTTGTCACAGCTAATGCAGAGACTGTGGCTGTTCAGCCTGTTGGTATTCAAGAAGCCATTAATGCTGAAATAG CAAAGTATCCCCGAGGACGATGTTTTATTAGACCATCTGGGACAGAGGATGTTGTAAGAGTATATGCTGAAGCAACCACCCAGGATGCTGCAGATGCACTAGCCTCTTCAGTTGCAAGACTTGTGGATCAGTATCTTGGTTCTGGCACTGCTTGA
- the LOC125841826 gene encoding uncharacterized protein LOC125841826 encodes MGILSWWKGDKNETPKTTQKPDPKTQISSDKPEVPGMNGAVEVSRPNPPPTDITVFEFGSVAASVDKVTLAGYCPVSDELEPCRWELLPASGSDAPQFRVVF; translated from the coding sequence ATGGGGATTCTGTCATGGTGGAAAGGCGACAAAAATGAAACCCCTAAAACAACCCAGAAACCCGACCCGAAAACCCAAATCTCTTCCGACAAGCCGGAGGTTCCCGGCATGAACGGAGCTGTTGAGGTTTCAAGGCCCAACCCGCCGCCGACCGACATAACCGTTTTCGAATTTGGGTCGGTGGCTGCTTCTGTTGATAAGGTCACACTTGCCGGATATTGTCCTGTTTCTGACGAGCTCGAGCCTTGCCGTTGGGAGCTTTTGCCGGCGAGTGGGTCTGATGCTCCTCAATTTCGAGTGGTTTTCTGA
- the LOC125841820 gene encoding transcription factor MAMYB, translated as MEFLDEDAKPRFLFQSKPLQQSNSDPETQTRSLYRPGIIISISLSVLFFALSILYFSFEPFGSIFLWISLSLLVGPFAPSSVTGGDIRVGLGEPIQDPPKDDLSDTEPDTKKSNRRSNRPTKKNVDFEPVLATHYDLKPEKTNGSVANSKNSNGSVANLEKKVGDGVWNEGDEELLRKMMGKHPVGKPGRWEAIADGFNGRYRVESVIKKSKELGEKKMSDGDSYQRFLKDRKTVDKRSEGGNEADFKNVEAKNAVESGWSSGEDLALLNALKTFPKEVAMRWEKIAAAVPGKNKAACMKRMAELKKDFRSSKSANAEA; from the coding sequence ATGGAGTTCTTAGATGAAGACGCCAAACCCAGATTTCTCTTCCAATCAAAGCCACTACAGCAATCCAATTCCGATCCGGAAACCCAAACCCGGTCTCTATACCGACCCGGAATCATCATCTCCATCTCTCTTTCTGTTCTTTTCTTTGCTCTTTCGATCCTCTATTTCTCTTTTGAACCCTTTGGATCCATCTTCTTATGGATCTCTCTTTCCCTCCTTGTCGGACCTTTTGCTCCTTCTTCCGTCACAGGTGGTGACATCCGGGTCGGACTCGGAGAACCCATTCAAGACCCGCCTAAAGATGATCTTTCTGATACCGAACCCGATACGAAAAAATCAAACAGAAGATCTAACAGACCCACCAAGAAAAACGTTGACTTTGAGCCTGTGTTAGCTACCCATTATGATCTAAAGCCGGAGAAAACTAATGGGTCGGTGGCAAATTCGAAGAATAGTAATGGGTCGGTTGCGAATCTGGAGAAAAAAGTAGGGGATGGTGTGTGGAATGAAGGGGATGAGGAGTTGTTGAGGAAGATGATGGGGAAGCATCCGGTGGGGAAACCGGGGCGGTGGGAGGCGATAGCAGATGGATTTAACGGGAGATACAGAGTGGAAAGTGTGATTAAGAAATCTAAAGAATTGGGTGAGAAGAAAATGAGTGATGGGGATTCCTATCAGAGGTTTTTGAAGGACAGGAAAACAGTTGATAAGAGATCTGAGGGTGGAAATGAGGCTGATTTCAAGAATGTGGAGGCGAAAAATGCGGTAGAGAGTGGATGGAGTAGTGGGGAGGATTTAGCTTTGCTTAATGCATTGAAGACATTTCCAAAGGAGGTGGCAATGAGGTGGGAGAAAATAGCAGCTGCTGTGCCTGGGAAGAATAAAGCAGCTTGTATGAAAAGAATGGCTGAGTTGAAGAAGGATTTTAGAAGCTCTAAGTCTGCTAATGCTGAAGCTTAG
- the LOC125841824 gene encoding UMP-CMP kinase 3-like, whose protein sequence is MDLHKEDDRGSAMQKKVKIVFVIGGPGSGKGTQCKRIAQQFGYTHLSVGEILRQEISSGSETGSMIQKIMKEGKLVPSDVTVRLLQQAMQGINSDKFLIDGFPRNEENVKAFEDLTKMEPEFVLYLDCPQDEMEKRLLSRNEGREDDNVETIRKRFKVFMESTLPTIEYYESKGKIRKVDAGKSVDEVFESIKVIFSQGKDYNKVAPSRHKCKCLIL, encoded by the exons ATGGATTTACACAAG GAAGATGATAGAGGCTCAGCAATGCAGAAGAAGgtcaaaattgtttttgttatag GTGGTCCGGGGAGTGGTAAAGGAACACAATGCAAAAGAATAGCACAACAATTTGGATACACTCATCTTAGCGTTGGCGAGATTCTACGTCAAGAAATCAGTTCTGGTTCTGAAACTGG CTCTATGATTCAGAAAATTATGAAGGAGGGAAAGCTTGTTCCGTCGGATGTAACAGTGAGGCTTCTTCAACAAGCCATGCAGGGAATCAATAGTGACAAATTCCTTATCGACGGCTTCCCCCGGAATGAAGAGAATGTTAAAGCATTTGAGGATCTT ACAAAAATGGAGCCTGAGTTTGTCCTTTATCTAGATTGTCCACAAGACGAAATGGAGAAGCGCTTGCTATCAAGAAATGAG GGAAGAGAGGATGATAACGTCGAGACAATAAGGAAGCGATTTAAAGTTTTTATGGAGTCAACTCTCCCTACAATTGAATACTATGAATCAAAGGGGAAAATTAGGAAG GTTGATGCTGGAAAATCTGTTGATGAGGTTTTTGAATCCATCAAAGTCATTTTCTCACAAGGAAAAGATTATAACAAGGTGGCACCAAGCAGACACAAGTGCAAATGCTTGATACTTTGA